Proteins found in one Paenibacillus borealis genomic segment:
- a CDS encoding AAA family ATPase has product MNRRIHIMGASGAGTTTLGKALAARLPHVHLDSDDYLWEQKYSKLSPVAERLSSLKDDLEHQESWILSGAICGWGDSLRDIIDLVIFLWIPEQLRLERLRAREYERYGEEGLPGGSKYGDVETFIEWAALYDTAGPEVRSRVLHEEWMAGLNCDVVRLEGDMQVEERVAAVLHHMSRQFPE; this is encoded by the coding sequence ATGAACCGCAGAATTCATATTATGGGAGCTTCCGGAGCGGGGACTACTACACTTGGCAAGGCGCTCGCGGCAAGGCTTCCGCATGTTCATCTGGACAGTGACGATTACCTCTGGGAGCAGAAGTATAGTAAGCTTTCCCCGGTCGCAGAGCGGCTGAGCAGTTTGAAAGACGACTTAGAGCATCAGGAGTCCTGGATTTTATCCGGTGCAATCTGCGGTTGGGGAGACAGTCTCCGCGATATCATTGATCTGGTGATTTTCCTGTGGATTCCTGAGCAGCTTCGCCTGGAACGTTTGCGGGCGAGGGAATATGAACGTTATGGTGAGGAAGGTCTGCCTGGCGGAAGTAAATATGGTGATGTCGAGACTTTTATAGAGTGGGCGGCGCTCTATGATACAGCAGGACCGGAGGTCAGAAGCCGGGTGTTGCATGAGGAATGGATGGCGGGGCTGAATTGTGATGTTGTGCGTTTGGAAGGAGATATGCAAGTGGAAGAACGGGTGGCGGCTGTATTGCACCATATGTCCCGGCAATTCCCGGAATGA
- a CDS encoding NAD-dependent malic enzyme, whose translation MSIATTMIIRLEIRKSEASFGDVAARLASAGGDIVAIDVIRGGKDVTTRDITVNVQDAANEEIISVLKNMPGIKVINVSDRTFLAHLGGKIEITPKMPIKNREDLSLVYTPGVARVCMAIAEDPAKAYSLTMKRNTVAVVTDGTAVLGLGDIGPEAAMPVMEGKAMLFKQLADIDAFPLCLDTKDPDEIIRIVKAVAPGFGGINLEDISSPRCFEIERRLSAELDIPVFHDDQHGTAVVALAGLLNALQVVDKAIADCRIVVIGIGAAGVSICRLLLAAGAKQIYAVDRAGILNRDEPYSNPEWSWLADATNPENVSGGLDEAIRGADVFIGVSGGGILTVEHLQTMAPDNIVFAMANPTPEIEPELAEPYVRVLATGRSDYPNQINNVLCFPGIFRGALDCRAKAVNLEMKLAAAQAIAAVVHPDERNEQYIIPSIFNEKVVEQVRLAVIQAAIATGMARRIPPDIS comes from the coding sequence ATGTCAATTGCAACAACGATGATTATCCGGCTGGAAATCCGCAAGTCCGAAGCGTCTTTTGGGGATGTGGCAGCAAGGCTTGCATCTGCGGGCGGCGATATCGTGGCGATAGACGTCATCCGTGGCGGTAAGGACGTGACAACCCGGGACATTACAGTAAATGTGCAGGATGCAGCGAATGAAGAGATTATAAGCGTATTAAAGAATATGCCGGGTATAAAAGTCATTAACGTCTCCGACCGGACCTTCCTCGCACACCTGGGAGGTAAAATTGAGATTACTCCGAAGATGCCGATCAAGAACCGGGAGGATCTGTCCCTGGTCTACACGCCTGGTGTGGCCCGTGTCTGCATGGCGATTGCCGAAGATCCCGCGAAGGCCTATTCCCTGACCATGAAAAGAAATACGGTAGCTGTCGTCACCGACGGCACCGCAGTGCTCGGGCTTGGTGATATCGGACCGGAGGCGGCGATGCCGGTGATGGAAGGGAAGGCGATGCTGTTCAAGCAGCTGGCGGACATCGATGCATTCCCGCTGTGTCTGGACACGAAGGACCCGGACGAAATCATCCGGATTGTGAAAGCGGTTGCTCCCGGCTTCGGCGGAATCAATCTGGAGGATATCAGCTCTCCGCGCTGCTTCGAGATTGAGCGGAGGCTGTCAGCCGAGCTGGACATCCCGGTCTTCCATGATGATCAACACGGCACCGCAGTGGTAGCACTGGCCGGGCTGCTGAATGCGCTCCAAGTAGTGGACAAGGCTATAGCCGATTGCAGAATTGTGGTCATCGGCATCGGCGCGGCGGGTGTGTCGATCTGCCGGCTGCTGCTGGCGGCGGGGGCGAAGCAGATTTATGCTGTGGACCGGGCAGGGATTCTGAATCGGGACGAACCCTACTCCAATCCCGAATGGAGCTGGCTGGCCGATGCAACGAATCCGGAGAATGTGAGCGGAGGCCTTGACGAAGCGATTCGCGGGGCGGATGTATTCATCGGCGTCTCCGGCGGAGGGATTCTGACGGTGGAGCATCTGCAGACTATGGCGCCGGATAACATTGTGTTTGCTATGGCTAACCCCACCCCGGAGATTGAACCTGAGCTGGCAGAGCCCTATGTCCGGGTGCTGGCCACCGGAAGAAGCGATTATCCGAACCAGATCAATAACGTACTCTGTTTCCCCGGAATCTTCCGCGGAGCGCTGGACTGCCGGGCCAAAGCTGTGAATCTGGAGATGAAGCTGGCGGCAGCACAGGCCATCGCTGCAGTGGTCCATCCGGATGAGCGGAATGAGCAGTATATTATTCCGAGTATTTTTAACGAAAAGGTAGTGGAGCAGGTACGTCTTGCTGTCATCCAGGCTGCGATTGCTACAGGTATGGCCCGGAGGATTCCGCCGGATATTTCGTAA
- a CDS encoding tyrosine-type recombinase/integrase, which translates to MAISVSALDEYIEKYISFLIIEKNLSPKSIKAYVSDLNRLHNWLKENKVEAITSDILHSYFHSFNSTGTLKDSTIKRKYITFKAFFLFLVQKSWIDQSPLNNFGRKFKTAKRIPKTLAVEEIERLLQSPLKDREHFASPFRTRLSIRNDAIIDLLFSTGIRIGELAQIQLEDIDLKSQVVIIFGKGRKERLLYLSSTELIDKLNNWLAVRELFRPQSDTLFLNKYGQALSIYGVEDIFAKYRKLACINEKSTPHYLRHSFATQLLENGADLRAVQEILGHSSVSTTEIYTEVSVKRKKDVLSQFNPRNRLETSK; encoded by the coding sequence TTGGCAATTTCCGTTTCAGCATTAGATGAATATATTGAAAAATACATATCTTTTCTAATTATTGAAAAAAACCTTTCACCTAAATCTATCAAGGCTTATGTATCAGACTTAAATAGACTTCATAACTGGCTGAAAGAAAATAAAGTAGAGGCAATTACAAGCGATATTCTGCATAGCTACTTTCACAGCTTCAACAGCACAGGAACCCTTAAGGATTCCACAATTAAGAGAAAATACATAACGTTTAAAGCTTTCTTTTTATTCTTAGTCCAGAAAAGCTGGATTGACCAATCCCCACTCAACAACTTCGGAAGAAAATTCAAAACTGCAAAACGAATTCCAAAAACGCTAGCAGTTGAAGAAATAGAACGATTATTGCAATCACCTCTGAAGGACAGAGAACATTTTGCTTCCCCTTTCCGTACCCGCTTATCTATTCGTAATGATGCCATTATCGATTTGTTATTTTCAACTGGAATCCGGATTGGTGAACTTGCACAAATTCAACTGGAAGATATTGATTTAAAAAGTCAAGTAGTTATTATATTTGGAAAGGGACGCAAAGAGAGGTTGTTATATTTATCCAGCACTGAGCTCATTGACAAACTCAACAATTGGTTAGCTGTAAGGGAGTTATTCCGTCCACAAAGCGATACTCTTTTTCTTAACAAATATGGTCAAGCTCTATCCATTTATGGTGTTGAAGATATATTTGCTAAGTACAGAAAGCTGGCCTGTATTAATGAAAAATCAACCCCACACTATCTCCGTCATTCATTTGCTACCCAGCTACTGGAGAATGGAGCTGACCTACGAGCTGTCCAGGAAATCTTAGGTCATTCTAGCGTGAGTACCACAGAAATATATACCGAAGTATCAGTAAAACGAAAGAAAGATGTACTTTCTCAATTTAATCCGCGCAACCGGCTTGAGACCTCCAAATAA
- a CDS encoding acryloyl-CoA reductase: MTNPFQALVVDNTEPFSVKVKPVSLEDLPAGEVLIKVAYSSVNYKDGLAGIPNGNIVRNYPFIPGIDLSGTVVSSTDSRFQEGQSVIATSYGIGVSHFGGFSEYARIPADWVVPLPEGLTLREAMIYGTAGFTAAMSVEALEAHGLAPDNGKVLVTGATGGVGGAAVAILAKQGYQVTASTGRTDEAGYLQALGAAEVISREDVAGSAVKPLDKQLWQAAVDSVGGTPLAAVLSKIAYGGAVAASGLTAGTAVPTTVLPFILRGVSLLGIDSVSCPAEKRAKLWQRMAGDMKPAVLEELVDREITLNELPTALQDILKSNTRGRVLVRLS, from the coding sequence ATGACTAACCCTTTTCAAGCTTTGGTGGTAGACAATACAGAGCCTTTCTCCGTTAAGGTCAAACCGGTGTCACTGGAAGACCTGCCAGCCGGTGAAGTCCTAATTAAGGTAGCCTATTCCAGTGTAAACTATAAAGATGGACTAGCGGGCATTCCGAATGGCAACATTGTGCGAAATTATCCGTTTATCCCCGGCATTGATCTGTCAGGAACCGTAGTTTCCTCTACAGACAGCCGGTTCCAGGAAGGCCAGTCCGTTATCGCCACCAGCTATGGCATCGGCGTATCGCACTTTGGCGGCTTCAGTGAATATGCGCGCATTCCGGCGGATTGGGTTGTTCCCTTGCCTGAAGGCTTAACTTTAAGGGAAGCGATGATCTATGGAACAGCCGGATTCACGGCTGCAATGTCTGTTGAAGCGCTGGAAGCACACGGACTAGCTCCGGATAACGGAAAAGTGCTCGTCACCGGGGCAACCGGCGGTGTCGGAGGTGCTGCTGTGGCCATTCTGGCGAAGCAAGGCTACCAGGTAACCGCCAGCACCGGCAGAACAGACGAAGCAGGATATCTGCAAGCCTTGGGCGCAGCTGAAGTGATCTCCCGCGAGGATGTAGCCGGCAGCGCGGTTAAGCCGCTCGACAAGCAGCTGTGGCAGGCTGCTGTTGATTCTGTAGGAGGCACCCCGCTCGCGGCTGTACTGAGCAAGATCGCTTACGGTGGTGCAGTTGCCGCCAGCGGCTTAACAGCAGGAACCGCAGTTCCCACAACGGTATTGCCGTTCATCCTGCGCGGAGTCAGCCTGCTAGGCATCGATTCCGTCTCCTGCCCTGCGGAGAAACGGGCGAAGCTGTGGCAGCGTATGGCCGGCGACATGAAGCCTGCTGTACTGGAGGAGCTGGTGGACCGCGAGATTACCCTGAATGAGCTGCCTACTGCACTTCAGGATATTCTGAAGTCGAATACCCGGGGCCGCGTGCTTGTCCGCCTGTCCTAA
- a CDS encoding histidine phosphatase family protein, giving the protein MSLGLVRHFRVEHKPERTWLTGEQFNLWIQGYETAPIQQPGHKSNLQKWDICLCSDQVRAVHTASYFDAQEFVYTEQLREIGIAALGFGRFKLSRLRLPLACWLVLARLSWAAGHPSQPERRAAVLQRARTVVDSLVPEAEAAASEGRVLIVSHGAFMRVLDKELRRRGYKAERMGYPRNGQLYLYEKQ; this is encoded by the coding sequence ATGAGCTTAGGGCTGGTTAGGCATTTCAGAGTGGAGCACAAGCCGGAGCGGACCTGGCTGACTGGAGAGCAGTTCAATCTATGGATACAGGGATATGAGACAGCCCCAATTCAGCAACCGGGACATAAGAGCAATTTGCAAAAGTGGGATATTTGTCTGTGCAGTGATCAGGTGAGAGCGGTACATACGGCAAGTTATTTTGATGCTCAAGAGTTCGTATATACGGAGCAGCTGAGGGAAATTGGTATAGCAGCACTGGGGTTCGGCAGATTCAAGCTAAGCAGACTGCGCCTGCCTCTCGCCTGCTGGCTCGTACTCGCACGTTTGTCCTGGGCTGCCGGCCATCCCTCCCAACCGGAGCGCCGAGCGGCTGTTCTGCAGCGTGCCCGTACGGTTGTCGATTCTCTGGTGCCGGAAGCTGAAGCTGCTGCATCTGAAGGGCGTGTGCTGATCGTCAGCCATGGCGCGTTCATGCGAGTACTGGACAAGGAACTCCGGCGCAGGGGCTACAAGGCAGAGCGGATGGGTTATCCGCGCAATGGGCAATTATATTTATATGAGAAGCAATAA
- a CDS encoding tetratricopeptide repeat protein produces the protein MTELTIPFILRADEERKIKEKIDHCNLQSNNIIVSGDSGCGKTSLIKKILKEYVSNSEFYVIYLDLNADLLSTSSFFEIFLFNVWNPIVSNEDPLMSIGEKQSFKSFMTRKMWRKGAAKRLFQVVVESISAIPTYGSTLSTLLKGENSEKNENNNVIDMADNIGEYLSFVSKTKKIILSIDNYQFMQNNIKVLFETYLQRIKKNISFISIYRTDNIQLNLPLCFGNDRKSIELSKFKAEEILKLLDKMYISNTSNETIANDCYSKTSGNLKEIELYLKDNHKSIIEGTLSISKTRSMKQVLLLMPEIQRYLVLISAMFPAGLKIEYVSKILNDILVLNSDDLLLHELQKLIALGYIVVNSVNHDLLKPAHEKITLSLNKIANEDEFVEFYNSIKATLENLIAHKIHDKDYVYILHCVIGLYNSKQLLEKMDYLIDLIKIEYERCAYYYIVSIYKQTLDLIEHLPEICLRKILDSIQKTSEFSLGINLLNILKQKKPSIYNKYRIYEVKFLTQSYDFEMALEELTYIPSNNETLLYQLNILQHVGKDIEAQQLVRGILDAEDFDKWFYLILRNSAHYFSYDEAVYNLKRTLKFFINSGTLFERATVLNNLGVITIWNQEFSEAIYYLTEALNIHKTINSNEIFEVFCNLGVLEFLRRNLEGAKTYTNKALETVPQSLSLDHIILQLNRLIIDLNSKVIPLQVVYQEILQMYNNSIITKDPWVRFQVVYNLYSIELALNLSITEYPREYYIDKNLERNLTCFEIFVNVHLDGLDLPMSLSLSPNWRY, from the coding sequence ATGACAGAATTAACTATTCCATTTATATTACGTGCAGATGAAGAAAGAAAAATAAAAGAGAAAATAGATCATTGTAATTTACAAAGCAATAATATTATCGTAAGTGGTGATTCGGGCTGTGGGAAAACATCCTTAATAAAGAAAATTTTAAAAGAATATGTTTCTAATTCGGAATTTTATGTGATTTATTTAGACTTAAATGCTGATTTATTATCAACTTCTTCTTTTTTTGAAATATTCTTATTCAATGTTTGGAATCCAATTGTATCTAATGAAGATCCATTAATGAGCATAGGTGAAAAACAATCATTTAAATCATTTATGACTAGAAAAATGTGGAGAAAAGGGGCTGCCAAAAGACTTTTTCAAGTAGTAGTTGAAAGTATTTCAGCGATCCCTACGTACGGCTCGACACTGAGCACTCTTTTAAAGGGAGAAAATAGTGAGAAAAATGAAAATAATAACGTTATCGATATGGCAGATAACATTGGGGAATATCTAAGCTTTGTTTCTAAAACAAAAAAAATTATTTTATCAATTGATAATTATCAATTTATGCAAAATAATATTAAGGTTCTTTTTGAAACTTATCTTCAGAGAATCAAAAAAAATATTTCATTTATTTCAATTTATAGGACTGACAACATACAACTCAATCTGCCGTTATGCTTTGGGAATGATCGAAAATCTATTGAATTATCTAAATTCAAAGCTGAAGAGATCCTTAAATTGTTAGACAAGATGTACATCAGTAATACTTCAAATGAAACTATAGCCAACGATTGCTACAGTAAAACTTCAGGGAATTTGAAAGAAATTGAATTGTACTTAAAAGATAACCATAAATCTATAATTGAAGGCACTTTAAGTATTAGTAAAACACGTTCAATGAAACAAGTTTTACTTTTAATGCCTGAAATTCAAAGATATTTGGTATTAATTTCTGCTATGTTTCCTGCAGGCTTAAAAATTGAATATGTATCAAAAATATTAAATGATATTTTAGTATTAAATAGTGATGATCTATTATTACATGAATTACAAAAACTTATTGCACTTGGTTATATTGTTGTAAACAGTGTTAATCATGATCTCTTAAAACCCGCTCATGAAAAAATAACCTTGTCTTTGAATAAAATTGCTAACGAGGATGAATTTGTTGAATTTTATAACAGTATAAAAGCTACTCTAGAAAATCTAATTGCTCATAAGATTCACGATAAGGATTATGTTTACATTTTACATTGTGTTATTGGTTTATATAATAGTAAGCAACTTTTAGAAAAGATGGATTATTTAATAGATCTTATTAAAATTGAATATGAACGATGTGCTTACTACTACATAGTGAGTATATATAAGCAGACGTTGGATTTGATTGAACATCTTCCTGAAATATGTTTGAGAAAAATACTGGATTCAATTCAAAAAACTTCGGAATTTTCTTTAGGAATAAATTTATTGAATATATTAAAGCAAAAAAAACCTAGTATATATAATAAATACAGAATTTACGAAGTGAAATTTTTAACTCAATCCTATGATTTCGAAATGGCTTTAGAAGAACTAACATACATTCCTTCTAATAACGAAACTCTACTTTATCAGCTAAATATATTACAGCATGTTGGTAAGGATATTGAAGCCCAACAATTGGTAAGAGGGATCCTAGATGCGGAAGATTTCGATAAATGGTTTTATTTAATTTTAAGGAATTCAGCGCACTATTTTTCCTATGATGAGGCGGTTTACAATTTAAAACGGACACTTAAGTTTTTTATTAATTCCGGGACATTATTTGAAAGAGCAACTGTTCTGAATAACCTTGGTGTGATAACTATCTGGAATCAAGAGTTTTCAGAAGCTATATATTATCTAACTGAGGCACTAAATATACATAAAACAATAAATTCAAACGAAATTTTTGAAGTTTTCTGTAATTTGGGTGTGCTTGAATTCTTAAGAAGAAATCTTGAAGGAGCCAAAACTTATACCAATAAGGCTCTAGAGACAGTACCTCAGAGCCTTTCTTTAGACCATATTATTTTACAACTCAATCGACTAATAATTGACTTGAATTCTAAAGTAATTCCCCTTCAAGTTGTTTATCAAGAAATTTTGCAAATGTATAATAATTCGATAATAACTAAAGATCCTTGGGTGAGATTTCAAGTCGTTTACAATCTGTATAGCATAGAATTAGCTTTAAATCTTAGTATTACTGAATATCCCAGAGAATACTATATTGACAAGAATCTCGAAAGAAATTTAACCTGTTTTGAGATTTTTGTAAATGTTCATTTGGACGGTTTAGACTTACCAATGTCACTAAGTTTATCTCCTAATTGGAGATATTAA
- a CDS encoding TetR/AcrR family transcriptional regulator: MVRYKKSEEKRKQILHAAFRALSERGYDAVTLQTIADQAEVSKGVVHYYFESKEAVLVELLEWLTGRISAKEQAAVEEQHTATGKLTAYIGSAFPGPEQNRAFYRVYLDFLARASRIPVYRDINQRFYDSCAGISKEVLMLGQQEGIFSKELSPEKTGPVIRAIIDGCLIQWLMADNDELHEVFKDSCYTAIMKVLSV; the protein is encoded by the coding sequence ATGGTACGCTACAAGAAATCTGAAGAGAAACGCAAGCAGATCCTGCACGCTGCGTTTCGGGCATTGTCCGAGCGGGGCTACGATGCTGTAACCCTGCAGACGATCGCTGATCAAGCGGAGGTCAGCAAGGGAGTCGTCCATTATTATTTTGAGAGCAAGGAAGCGGTGCTGGTTGAGCTTCTGGAATGGCTGACCGGCCGGATCTCTGCCAAGGAGCAGGCCGCAGTAGAGGAGCAGCATACCGCAACGGGGAAATTGACCGCATACATCGGGTCTGCATTTCCGGGTCCGGAGCAGAACCGTGCCTTTTACCGTGTGTATCTGGATTTCCTGGCGCGGGCCAGCCGTATTCCGGTGTACCGGGATATCAATCAGCGCTTCTATGACAGCTGCGCGGGAATCAGTAAGGAAGTGCTGATGCTGGGACAGCAGGAAGGTATTTTCTCCAAAGAACTGTCGCCAGAGAAGACTGGACCTGTGATCCGGGCGATCATTGACGGCTGCCTGATCCAGTGGCTGATGGCCGATAATGACGAGCTGCATGAGGTGTTCAAGGATTCCTGTTACACGGCAATTATGAAGGTGCTCAGTGTGTAG